In the Telopea speciosissima isolate NSW1024214 ecotype Mountain lineage chromosome 2, Tspe_v1, whole genome shotgun sequence genome, one interval contains:
- the LOC122649454 gene encoding alpha N-terminal protein methyltransferase 1 has translation MEVAGSDSDGREFRNAEEMWREEIGEGDQQKKTEWYQKGVGYWEGVEASVDGVLGGYGHVNDSDIKGSEAFLKTLLFDFFGADLRNRHLVALDCGSGIGRVTKNLLLRYFNEVDLVEPVSHFLEAARESLTPENGTVSDMHKVSNFYCLPLQEFTPEAGRYDVIWVQWCIGQLADDDFVSFFKKAMAGLKPGGFLVLKENIAKSGFVLDKDDRSITRSDLYFKELFNRCGLHLYKSKDQKGFPEELFAVKMYALTTDMPKKHSRPRMHSHKPAIIKG, from the exons ATGGAGGTCGCAGGGTCAGATTCCGATGGGAGAGAATTCAGGAACGCAGAGGAGATGTGGAGAGAAGAAATCGGAGAAGGAGATCAACAGAAGAAGACTGAGTGGTATCAGAAAGGCGTCGGGTACTGGGAA GGTGTTGAGGCATCTGTAGATGGAGTATTGGGGGGATATGGACATGTTAATGATTCAGATATTAAGGGTAGTGAAGCCTTTCTCAAGACTCTATTGTTTGATTTCTTTGGTGCTGATCTAAGGAATCGTCATCTCGTCGCTCttg ATTGTGGTTCTGGAATAGGAAGAGTCACTAAGAATCTTCTTCTAAGATATTTTAATGAG GTTGATCTTGTTGAGCCTGTATCACATTTTCTGGAAGCTGCTCGTGAAAGTTTGACTCCTGAGAATGGTACAGTCTCGGATATGCACAAGGTTTCCAACTTCTATTGCCTCCCACTTCAG GAATTCACTCCAGAAGCAGGAAGATATGATGTTATATGGGTCCAGTGGTGTATTGGGCAGCTTGCAGATGATGATTTTGTATCATTCTTTAAAAAAGCAATG GCTGGTCTGAAACCTGGTGGTTTTTTGGTCCTGAAGGAGAACATTGCAAAATCTg GATTTGTGCtggacaaggatgacagaagcATTACAAGGTCTGATTTATACTTCAAGGAGCTCTTCAATCGATGTGGTCTGCATCTCTACAAGTCAAAG gATCAAAAGGGATTCCCGGAGGAATTATTTGCGGTGAAGATGTATGCACTAACCACTGACATGCCAAAGAAACATAGCAGACCCAGAATGCATTCACATAAACCTGCCATCATCAAGGGATGA
- the LOC122649520 gene encoding pentatricopeptide repeat-containing protein At4g20770 codes for MFKMESKVTHFANLLQTCIDKKAHLIGKRLHAQIFVNGLFSDIFLSNRLIEFYYKCGNIFSARHVFDTMPGRNVYTWNAIVTAFCKAGNLQDAIQLFMAMPERNTVSWNTMISSLVQNGLESEALDYYCMMHREGVVPTHFTFASVLRACGSLIDVRHGRRCHTTIIKVGLDHNKYVENALVGMYAKCGIIDGAIRIFDEMYEPNEVSFTAMMGGLAQTDHVEDALRMFTKMHKIGIKIDPVSLSGILSVCARGESEHGVPCYVHGLQVHCLTIKLGLELDLHVGNSLIDMYAKNENMESAEMLFASLPEVNNVSWNILIAGYGQMGRSDKAIELLGRMQRHGFEPDEVTYICMLGACVKSGDMETGRQMFERMSIPRVSSWNALLSGYSQKGNHKEALEFFRKMQFLSVQPDHTTLALVLSSCAGMGFLKGGKQVHAVLTKASFQTDIFVASGLIDMYSKCESIELARCFFDRMPERDIVCWNSMISGFALHSLHREAFTLFQQLQEKGMRPSQFSYSSVLSSCARLASLSQGRQIHAQIAKDGHVNDVFVGSALIDMYSRCGDVDGARQFFNEMTNKNTVSWNEMIHGYAQNGCGEKAVDLFKDMIRSGEKPDSITFIAVLTACSHSGLVDEGIKIFKSMEQDHGVEPLAEHYTCIIDSLGRAARFGEAEVIVNKMPYKDDPIIWEVLLSSCRVHANVNLGKQAAEQLFRLDPQNPAPYVLLSNIYAALGRWDDASAVRALMGDRYVVKYPGYSWIEFKNEVQAFMVDDDLSKVDDGNPLSVGMIQTASRGGTCST; via the coding sequence ATGTTCAAAATGGAAAGTAAGGTGACCCACTTCGCAAATCTCTTGCAGACTTGCATAGACAAGAAAGCCCACCTTATTGGTAAGCGCCTTCATGCTCAGATCTTCGTTAATGGACTGTTCTCAGATATCTTTCTGTCCAACAGGCTCATTGAGTTTTACTATAAATGTGGCAATATTTTTTCTGCTCGTCATGTGTTTGATACAATGCCTGGAagaaatgtttatacatggaaTGCCATTGTCACTGCTTTCTGTAAAGCTGGTAACTTGCAGGATGCAATTCAATTGTTTATGGCAATGCCAGAGAGGAATACTGTCTCATGGAATACTATGATTAGTTCGCTCGTTCAAAATGGGTTGGAAAGTGAGGCCTTGGATTACTATTGTATGATGCATAGGGAAGGAGTTGTGCCTACCCATTTCACTTTTGCTAGTGTTCTGAGGGCCTGTGGTAGTCTGATTGATGTACGTCATGGTAGGAGATGCCATACTACTATTATCAAAGTTGGCCTGGATCATAACAAGTATGTGGAAAATGCCTTGGTGGGTATGTATGCTAAATGTGGGATTATTGATGGTGCAATTCGAATATTTGATGAAATGTATGAACCAAATGAGGTTTCGTTCACGGCTATGATGGGTGGGTTAGCGCAAACTGATCATGTTGAGGATGCTTTGAGAATGTTTACTAAGATGCATAAGATTGGGATTAAAATTGACCCTGTGTCCTTATCTGGCATACTGAGTGTTTGTGCCAGAGGAGAAAGTGAGCATGGGGTCCCATGTTATGTCCATGGACTGCAAGTACACTGTCTCACTATCAAGCTTGGGTTGGAATTGGATCTTCATGTGGGTAACTCGTTGATTGACATGTATGCTAAGAATGAGAACATGGAGAGCGCAGAGATGCTATTTGCAAGTTTGCCGGAGGTTAACAATGTTTCTTGGAACATTTTGATTGCTGGATATGGTCAGATGGGGAGAAGTGATAAAGCCATAGAGTTGTTGGGAAGGATGCAAAGACATGGTTTTGAACCAGATGAGGTCACATATATCTGTATGCTTGGTGCTTGCGTCAAGTCTGGGGATATGGAGACTGGCCGTCAGATGTTTGAGAGGATGTCAATCCCAAGGGTAAGTTCATGGAATGCTCTACTCTCTGGGTACTCTCAGAAAGGAAATCATAAGGAAGCCTTGGAGTTCTTCCGGAAGATGCAGTTTCTGAGTGTACAACCTGATCACACTACTTTGGCTCTTGTTCTTAGCTCATGTGCGGGAATGGGATTTCTGAAGGGTGGAAAGCAGGTGCATGCAGTCTTGACTAAGGCATCTTTTCAAACTGACATTTTTGTTGCCAGTGGACTTATTGACATGTATTCCAAGTGTGAAAGCATTGAGCTGGCAAGGTGCTTTTTTGACAGAATGCCTGAAAGGGATATTGTCTGTTGGAATTCAATGATTTCGGGTTTTGCTCTCCATTCTTTACACAGGGAAGCTTTTACTTTGTTTCAGCAGTTGCAAGAGAAAGGCATGAGACCTTCTCAGTTCTCTTATTCTAGTGTACTCAGTTCATGTGCTAGACTGGCTTCTCTGTCCCAAGGGAGACAAATACATGCTCAGATAGCAAAAGATGGGCATGTAAATGATGTTTTCGTGGGGAGTGCTCTGATTGATATGTATTCACGATGTGGTGATGTGGATGGTGCTCGCCAGTTTTTCAATGAGATGACCAATAAGAATACTGTTTCTTGGAATGAGATGATACATGGGTATGCACAGAATGGGTGTGGGGAGAAAGCTGTTGACCTCTTCAAAGACATGATTCGATCAGGTGAGAAACCTGATAGTATAACTTTCATTGCTGTTCTTACTGCCTGTAGCCATTCTGGGTTGGTTGACGAAGggatcaaaattttcaaatccatGGAACAAGATCATGGGGTGGAGCCATTGGCAGAACATTACACATGCATCATTGACTCTTTAGGTCGCGCTGCTCGATTTGGTGAAGCTGAAGTGATTGTAAATAAGATGCCATATAAAGATGATCCAATTATATGGGAGGTTTTGCTGAGCTCTTGCAGAGTTCATGCTAATGTCAACTTAGGGAAACAGGCAGCAGAGCAACTTTTCCGGTTGGACCCACAAAATCCAGCTCCTTATGTGCTTCTTTCCAACATCTATGCTGCTTTAGGAAGATGGGATGATGCATCAGCTGTTAGGGCGCTGATGGGTGACAGATACGTTGTAAAATATCCAGGTTATAGCTGGATTGAATTTAAGAATGAGGTGCAAGCTTTTATGGTTGATGATGATCTCAGTAAGGTCGATGATGGGAACCCCCTTTCTGTAGGGATGATACAAACTGCCTCAAGAGGTGGAACTTGTTCTACATGA
- the LOC122652066 gene encoding thiosulfate/3-mercaptopyruvate sulfurtransferase 1, mitochondrial-like isoform X2 gives MKAFYRRVDPSSLVSTTCSLVWFAVAFSTVGAKATFVTESVSTSDPVVSVDWLHANLKDPDMKVLDASWYMPDEQRNPIQEYQVAHIPGALFFDVDGISDQSTKLPHMLPSEEAFSAAVSALGIENKDGVVIYDGKGIFSAARVWWMFRVFGHDRVCVLDGGLPQWRASGFDVESSASGDAILKVKAASEAIEKIYQGQAVAPITFQTKFQPHLVWTLEQVRKNIEDKEYQHIDARSNARFDGVAPEPRKGIKSGHVPGSKCIPFVQMLDGSQTLLPPDELKKRFEQEDISLDKPVVASCGTGVTACILALGLHRLGKPDVAVYDGSWTEWGAQADTPVSTS, from the exons ATGAAAGCATTTTACAGAAGGGTTGATCCTTCTTCCCTGGTATCTACAACTTGTAGCTTGGTGTGGTTTGCTGTGGCTTTTTCAACAGTTGGAGCAAAAGCAACTTTTGTCACAGAATCTGTGTCCACTAGTGATCCTGTTGTTTCTGTTGATTGGCTTCATGCTAATCTTAAGGACCCTGACATGAAG GTCTTGGATGCCTCCTGGTACATGCCAGATGAGCAAAGGAATCCAATTCAAGAGTATCAG GTTGCACACATTCCTGGTGCCCTTTTCTTTGATGTGGATGGGATATCAGATCAATCAACAAAA TTGCCACACATGTTGCCATCGGAGGAAGCTTTTAGTGCTGCCGTTTCTGCTCTTGGCATCGAGAACAAAGATGGAGTGGTTATTTATGATGGAAAGGGAATATTTAGTGCAGCTCGTGTTTGGTG GATGTTCAGAGTATTTGGGCATGACAGAGTATGTGTGTTGGACGGAGGCTTGCCACAATGGCGTGCTTCGGGTTTTGATGTTGAATCCAGTGCTTCTGGAGATGCAATTTTGAAAGTTAAGGCCGCCAGTGAAGCGATAGAGAAAATTTATCAGGGACAGGCA GTTGCCCCAATTACATTTCAGACAAAGTTTCAGCCACATCTTGTCTGGACACTTGAACAG GTCAGAAAAAATATTGAGGACAAAGAATACCAGCATATAGATGCTCGATCAAACGCCAG GTTTGATGGAGTTGCACCAGAGCCTCGAAAGGGAATAAAAAGTGGTCATGTACCAGGAAGCAAATGTATTCCTTTTGTTCAG ATGTTGGATGGTTCACAGACCCTCTTACCTCCGGATGAGCTTAAGAAACGATTTGAACAAGAAG ACATCTCTCTGGATAAACCTGTGGTTGCATCTTGCGGCACTGGTGTGACAGCTTGCATTCTTGCGCTG GGTCTCCATCGACTTGGGAAACCTGATGTTGCTGTTTATGATGGATCTTGGACTGAATGGGGAGCACAAGCTGACACACCTGTCTCCACTTCATAA
- the LOC122652066 gene encoding thiosulfate/3-mercaptopyruvate sulfurtransferase 1, mitochondrial-like isoform X1, with translation MASTLLRRTFVGLRLIRPSIANTQKSQIYSSFINMKAFYRRVDPSSLVSTTCSLVWFAVAFSTVGAKATFVTESVSTSDPVVSVDWLHANLKDPDMKVLDASWYMPDEQRNPIQEYQVAHIPGALFFDVDGISDQSTKLPHMLPSEEAFSAAVSALGIENKDGVVIYDGKGIFSAARVWWMFRVFGHDRVCVLDGGLPQWRASGFDVESSASGDAILKVKAASEAIEKIYQGQAVAPITFQTKFQPHLVWTLEQVRKNIEDKEYQHIDARSNARFDGVAPEPRKGIKSGHVPGSKCIPFVQMLDGSQTLLPPDELKKRFEQEDISLDKPVVASCGTGVTACILALGLHRLGKPDVAVYDGSWTEWGAQADTPVSTS, from the exons ATGGCATCTACCCTTTTAAGGAGGACATTCGTAGGACTTCGGTTGATTCGGCCATCGATTGCTAATACGCAGAAATCCCAAATTTACAGTTCTTTCATCAAT ATGAAAGCATTTTACAGAAGGGTTGATCCTTCTTCCCTGGTATCTACAACTTGTAGCTTGGTGTGGTTTGCTGTGGCTTTTTCAACAGTTGGAGCAAAAGCAACTTTTGTCACAGAATCTGTGTCCACTAGTGATCCTGTTGTTTCTGTTGATTGGCTTCATGCTAATCTTAAGGACCCTGACATGAAG GTCTTGGATGCCTCCTGGTACATGCCAGATGAGCAAAGGAATCCAATTCAAGAGTATCAG GTTGCACACATTCCTGGTGCCCTTTTCTTTGATGTGGATGGGATATCAGATCAATCAACAAAA TTGCCACACATGTTGCCATCGGAGGAAGCTTTTAGTGCTGCCGTTTCTGCTCTTGGCATCGAGAACAAAGATGGAGTGGTTATTTATGATGGAAAGGGAATATTTAGTGCAGCTCGTGTTTGGTG GATGTTCAGAGTATTTGGGCATGACAGAGTATGTGTGTTGGACGGAGGCTTGCCACAATGGCGTGCTTCGGGTTTTGATGTTGAATCCAGTGCTTCTGGAGATGCAATTTTGAAAGTTAAGGCCGCCAGTGAAGCGATAGAGAAAATTTATCAGGGACAGGCA GTTGCCCCAATTACATTTCAGACAAAGTTTCAGCCACATCTTGTCTGGACACTTGAACAG GTCAGAAAAAATATTGAGGACAAAGAATACCAGCATATAGATGCTCGATCAAACGCCAG GTTTGATGGAGTTGCACCAGAGCCTCGAAAGGGAATAAAAAGTGGTCATGTACCAGGAAGCAAATGTATTCCTTTTGTTCAG ATGTTGGATGGTTCACAGACCCTCTTACCTCCGGATGAGCTTAAGAAACGATTTGAACAAGAAG ACATCTCTCTGGATAAACCTGTGGTTGCATCTTGCGGCACTGGTGTGACAGCTTGCATTCTTGCGCTG GGTCTCCATCGACTTGGGAAACCTGATGTTGCTGTTTATGATGGATCTTGGACTGAATGGGGAGCACAAGCTGACACACCTGTCTCCACTTCATAA
- the LOC122649924 gene encoding C-factor-like isoform X1: MKLLMQRTFMSAPLRLFRRASFCHSAFKWEGGVSMVQGASRGIGLEFVTQLLEKKDKGHVIATCRNPNGSTALHDLKRKFDERLRILQLDLTNENTIEASANSIRERYGALNLLINASGVLSIPDVLQPETTLSKVQKSSLLFAYEVNALGPILVTKHMWPLLKVGGGSGFERDVAVVANLSARVGSIGDNQLGGWHSYRSSKAALNQLTKTVSVEFAQKKDPVICILLHPGTVDTDLSRPFQRNVPEGKLFTKEFSVQKLLGIIDNVKRSDNGKFFAWDGQEIPW; the protein is encoded by the exons ATGAAGCTCCTTATGCAGCGAACTTTCATGTCCGCACCTCTGAGATTATTCCGCAGGGCTTCTTTCTGCCATTCTGCTTTTAAATGGGAAGGTGGTGTTTCTATGGTGCAGGGAGCTTCAAGAGGAATTGGGCTTGAATTT GTCACACAACTGTTGGAGAAAAAAGACAAAGGGCATGTAATTGCCACATGTCGCAATCCCAATGGATCAACAGCCCTTCATGATTTGAAAAGGAAGTTTGATGAACGCCTTAGAATACTACAATTGGATTTGACAAATGAAAACACCATAGAG GCATCTGCGAACTCCATAAGAGAAAGATATGGGGCCTTAAACCTTCTAATTAATGCATCTGGTGTTCTTTCAATACCTGATGTGTTGCAACCAG AAACAACATTGAGCAAGGTACAAAAATCATCTCTGCTGTTTGCTTATGAGGTTAATGCACTAGGCCCCATTTTAGTGACCAAG CACATGTGGCCTCTTCTAAAAGTTGGGGGAGGCTCTGGGTTTGAAAGGGATGTTGCAGTTGTCGCAAACTTAAGTGCAAGAGTAGGGTCCATCGGAGACAATCAGTTAGGGGGTTGGCATTCATATCGGTCATCAAAGGCAGCACTTAACCAGT TGACAAAAACTGTATCAGTGGAGTTTGCGCAGAAGAAGGATCCAGTCATTTGTATATTATTGCATCCAGGAACAGTGGATACGGATCTCTCAAGGCCATTCCAGAGAAACGTTCCTGAAGGCAAGCTCTTTACCAAGGAATTCTCAGTGCAGAAGCTCTTAGGCATTATCGACAATGTGAagagaagtgacaatggaaaGTTCTTTGCTTGGGATGGTCAGGAGATTCCTTGGTAA
- the LOC122649924 gene encoding C-factor-like isoform X2: MKLLMQRTFMSAPLRLFRRASFCHSAFKWEGGVSMVQGASRGIGLEFVTQLLEKKDKGHVIATCRNPNGSTALHDLKRKFDERLRILQLDLTNENTIEASANSIRERYGALNLLINASGVLSIPDVLQPETTLSKVQKSSLLFAYEVNALGPILVTKHMWPLLKVGGGSGFERDVAVVANLSARVGSIGDNQLGGWHSYRSSKAALNQLDTDLSRPFQRNVPEGKLFTKEFSVQKLLGIIDNVKRSDNGKFFAWDGQEIPW, encoded by the exons ATGAAGCTCCTTATGCAGCGAACTTTCATGTCCGCACCTCTGAGATTATTCCGCAGGGCTTCTTTCTGCCATTCTGCTTTTAAATGGGAAGGTGGTGTTTCTATGGTGCAGGGAGCTTCAAGAGGAATTGGGCTTGAATTT GTCACACAACTGTTGGAGAAAAAAGACAAAGGGCATGTAATTGCCACATGTCGCAATCCCAATGGATCAACAGCCCTTCATGATTTGAAAAGGAAGTTTGATGAACGCCTTAGAATACTACAATTGGATTTGACAAATGAAAACACCATAGAG GCATCTGCGAACTCCATAAGAGAAAGATATGGGGCCTTAAACCTTCTAATTAATGCATCTGGTGTTCTTTCAATACCTGATGTGTTGCAACCAG AAACAACATTGAGCAAGGTACAAAAATCATCTCTGCTGTTTGCTTATGAGGTTAATGCACTAGGCCCCATTTTAGTGACCAAG CACATGTGGCCTCTTCTAAAAGTTGGGGGAGGCTCTGGGTTTGAAAGGGATGTTGCAGTTGTCGCAAACTTAAGTGCAAGAGTAGGGTCCATCGGAGACAATCAGTTAGGGGGTTGGCATTCATATCGGTCATCAAAGGCAGCACTTAACCAGT TGGATACGGATCTCTCAAGGCCATTCCAGAGAAACGTTCCTGAAGGCAAGCTCTTTACCAAGGAATTCTCAGTGCAGAAGCTCTTAGGCATTATCGACAATGTGAagagaagtgacaatggaaaGTTCTTTGCTTGGGATGGTCAGGAGATTCCTTGGTAA